In the genome of Flavobacterium panacagri, one region contains:
- a CDS encoding efflux RND transporter periplasmic adaptor subunit, whose translation MKLTIHNYLKKHIAASKKGLIILLALTLFYACKEEKKENSPFESADVIPIKTAPVESFALNNTISASGLVTTENQANYGFKIGGVISRIYVEEGQFFKKGQLLASLDETEINAGLNQTDLNLKKYERDYKRASNLYKDSVYTLEQLQNTKTGLDIAKKQKDAVAFNARYSKIYAAANGFVSKKIASEGEVVGAGSPILAINETTQNNNYLLKVGLTDKEWAAVKVGQKATVTLDGYPDEKFDAFIFRKSQAADAALGSFQVELKLSLKKSKPAVGMFGKAEIKAEHSEDFIIIPYNSLIEADGNKAFVFIVENNKVKRQPVTINKFENNKVFIKEGLQKTDQIVISNSAYLNEQSTIKIIK comes from the coding sequence ATGAAATTAACGATTCACAATTATCTAAAAAAACATATCGCAGCCTCCAAAAAAGGGTTGATTATATTGCTTGCTTTAACGCTTTTTTACGCCTGTAAAGAAGAAAAAAAGGAAAATTCGCCCTTTGAAAGCGCGGATGTCATCCCGATTAAAACAGCTCCGGTCGAATCTTTTGCTCTTAACAATACCATAAGCGCATCAGGTTTAGTAACAACAGAAAATCAGGCCAATTATGGATTTAAAATAGGAGGGGTCATCAGTCGTATTTATGTTGAAGAAGGCCAGTTTTTTAAGAAAGGCCAGCTTCTGGCATCATTAGACGAAACAGAGATTAATGCAGGATTGAACCAAACCGATTTGAATCTCAAAAAGTACGAGCGTGATTATAAACGAGCAAGCAATTTGTACAAAGACAGTGTTTATACATTAGAACAGCTTCAGAATACCAAAACGGGCCTTGACATTGCTAAAAAACAGAAAGATGCGGTTGCTTTTAATGCGCGTTATTCTAAAATTTATGCTGCTGCGAATGGTTTTGTTTCGAAAAAAATAGCCAGCGAAGGAGAAGTAGTTGGCGCAGGATCGCCAATTCTGGCTATAAATGAAACCACCCAAAACAATAATTATCTGCTAAAAGTAGGATTGACAGACAAAGAATGGGCCGCGGTAAAAGTAGGGCAGAAAGCCACTGTGACGCTTGACGGTTATCCTGATGAAAAATTCGATGCCTTTATTTTTAGAAAATCGCAGGCGGCAGATGCAGCACTAGGTTCTTTTCAGGTCGAATTAAAACTGAGCCTTAAAAAAAGCAAACCAGCGGTGGGGATGTTTGGAAAAGCCGAAATAAAGGCAGAGCACTCAGAAGATTTCATCATCATTCCGTACAATTCGCTTATTGAAGCTGACGGAAACAAAGCGTTTGTTTTTATTGTGGAAAACAACAAAGTAAAACGACAGCCGGTGACCATTAATAAATTTGAGAACAATAAAGTATTCATAAAAGAAGGTCTTCAGAAAACAGATCAGATTGTGATCTCAAACAGTGCTTATCTCAACGAACAATCAACTATCAAGATCATTAAATAA
- a CDS encoding efflux RND transporter permease subunit → MKITNFAVKNYQFTLIIFLLVAVVGYLTLFTMPRAEDPSTHPPQYLITVIYPGTSPKDMEEQVVKPIENKIYGLENIEKILTTVEDGVAAFQVKFKYGVDVDNKYQEISTEMNALKNSELPKDIYQIKTEKIASSDVKILQIALVSENASDKKLRDEADKLKSKIEKITNLKDVKYAGFPEQEIRIDLQLEKLAQLKIPLNVVMASLQSEAADIPGGSIDLGSKVFNVKTSGKFKNADDVSNTVIYNANGKIIYMKDVAEVGYKSQVVDHITRINGHRCVLVTAGMKDNVNITDVQKEFLPIVDEFSKELPSNIKLVKNFDQANMVSQRLGHLGFDFTLAIVLVIVTLLPLGLRASGIVMISIPLSLALGLIAMNAFGFSLNQLSIVGLVVALGLLVDDSIVVVENIERWLREGHSKMDAVLKGTKQIGIAVVGCTATLIIAFLPLAFLPDVSGEFIRSLPMAVITSVLASMIVALTLVPFLGSRFLKTHDHAGGNIFLQYLQKFLTRAYRDIMPKALKYPRTTIAISIVLSITAFGLFKVTGFKLFPTSEKPMFLINIKMPLQANISESDRVTKIVEAELKNHKEIVYYTSNVGKGNPQIYYNVHPQDRKPDFAQIFVQLEDEAKPSEKTALIEELRNKFKTMPYAKVEVKDFEQGTPLEANIVVRLFGEDQEVLRKLSSQVETILRNQEGTVYINNELNTYKTDVKVKINKEKARTLGVLTSDVDKVIRLSVAGLTVGDYIDDRGDARNVTLTLPRDKFSNLDALKNLYVNNLQGTPIALNQIAEISFETSPTAINHFNKSRFSKVTALSAKGYYANDLLTHIVPKLDQLKMPKGYYYKLSGEKESEGDALGGNFLAVIILSTFLFVAVLLLQFKTFKGIIIVLSIIPLGILGGVLLLLLNGSPMSLVAIIGFIGLSGIQVKNSLLLVDFTNQLRQEGHSIDEAISIAGETRFLPVVLTSITAICGLIPIALNSNPLIAPLAIVLIGGLISSTILSRIVTPVMYKLIPPSIEKM, encoded by the coding sequence ATGAAAATAACAAACTTTGCTGTTAAAAATTATCAGTTTACACTGATTATATTTCTGCTGGTTGCTGTGGTAGGGTATCTTACGTTGTTTACCATGCCTAGGGCGGAAGATCCTTCAACACATCCGCCGCAATATTTAATTACGGTAATCTATCCCGGGACAAGTCCAAAGGATATGGAGGAGCAGGTTGTAAAACCAATCGAGAATAAAATTTACGGACTCGAAAACATCGAAAAAATATTAACCACAGTAGAAGACGGTGTTGCAGCTTTTCAGGTAAAATTTAAATACGGAGTAGATGTTGATAATAAATATCAGGAGATTTCTACGGAAATGAATGCTCTTAAAAACAGCGAACTTCCAAAAGATATTTATCAGATAAAAACCGAAAAAATTGCTTCTTCTGATGTGAAAATCCTTCAGATAGCGTTGGTTTCAGAAAATGCATCAGACAAAAAACTTCGCGATGAAGCGGATAAACTTAAATCTAAAATTGAGAAAATTACCAATCTGAAAGATGTAAAATATGCTGGATTTCCCGAGCAGGAAATTCGTATTGATTTACAGCTTGAAAAGTTGGCCCAATTAAAAATTCCGTTAAATGTAGTCATGGCAAGCCTGCAGAGCGAAGCGGCCGATATTCCAGGAGGAAGCATTGATTTAGGCAGTAAAGTATTTAATGTAAAAACTAGCGGTAAATTTAAAAATGCGGACGATGTATCCAATACAGTAATTTACAATGCTAACGGTAAAATAATCTATATGAAAGATGTAGCCGAAGTAGGCTACAAGTCACAGGTCGTCGATCATATTACCCGCATCAACGGACACCGTTGTGTGCTAGTGACAGCCGGAATGAAAGACAATGTAAACATTACAGATGTGCAGAAAGAATTCCTGCCAATTGTAGATGAATTTTCTAAAGAATTACCCTCAAACATCAAATTAGTAAAAAACTTCGATCAGGCGAATATGGTATCGCAGCGTTTGGGACATTTAGGTTTTGATTTTACGCTGGCAATTGTTTTGGTAATTGTGACATTACTTCCATTAGGTTTAAGAGCTTCGGGAATTGTGATGATTTCCATTCCGTTATCCCTCGCATTGGGATTAATTGCAATGAATGCTTTTGGCTTTTCTTTAAATCAGTTAAGTATTGTTGGTCTTGTGGTAGCTTTAGGATTGTTGGTGGATGACAGTATTGTGGTAGTCGAAAACATAGAGCGATGGCTGCGGGAAGGACATTCTAAAATGGATGCAGTCCTTAAAGGTACCAAACAAATCGGAATTGCCGTTGTAGGCTGTACTGCAACACTTATAATTGCATTTTTACCGCTGGCTTTCCTGCCGGATGTTTCGGGAGAATTTATCAGAAGTCTTCCAATGGCAGTTATTACCAGTGTACTGGCATCGATGATTGTAGCTTTAACATTGGTGCCGTTTTTAGGAAGCCGATTTTTAAAAACGCACGATCATGCGGGAGGAAATATTTTTCTTCAGTATCTGCAAAAATTCCTGACCAGAGCGTATCGTGATATTATGCCCAAAGCATTAAAATATCCTAGAACAACTATTGCTATTTCTATAGTTTTAAGCATCACTGCTTTTGGATTGTTTAAAGTAACGGGTTTTAAATTATTTCCAACTTCAGAAAAACCGATGTTTCTTATCAATATAAAAATGCCCCTTCAGGCCAATATTTCAGAAAGTGACCGTGTGACCAAAATTGTAGAAGCAGAGCTTAAAAATCATAAGGAAATTGTGTATTACACTTCGAACGTTGGTAAAGGAAATCCGCAGATTTATTACAATGTGCATCCCCAGGACAGAAAACCCGATTTTGCGCAGATTTTTGTCCAGCTCGAAGATGAAGCTAAACCATCAGAGAAAACAGCTTTGATTGAAGAACTTCGAAATAAATTTAAAACGATGCCTTACGCAAAAGTGGAGGTAAAAGATTTTGAACAGGGAACACCATTAGAAGCTAATATTGTCGTAAGATTATTTGGTGAAGATCAGGAAGTGTTACGTAAGCTTTCTTCACAGGTAGAGACTATTCTTAGAAATCAGGAAGGAACCGTGTATATCAACAATGAACTGAATACGTATAAAACTGATGTTAAAGTTAAAATCAATAAAGAAAAAGCCAGAACATTGGGCGTATTGACCAGCGATGTAGATAAGGTAATCCGTCTTTCGGTAGCAGGATTAACAGTCGGTGATTATATAGATGATAGGGGAGATGCCAGAAATGTTACGCTGACATTGCCCCGAGATAAATTTTCGAACCTTGACGCTTTGAAAAACTTGTACGTAAATAACCTTCAGGGAACTCCGATTGCCCTAAACCAGATTGCTGAAATTTCGTTTGAAACTTCTCCAACGGCGATTAACCATTTTAATAAATCACGCTTTTCAAAAGTAACCGCTTTATCGGCAAAAGGGTATTATGCCAATGATTTATTGACGCACATTGTTCCAAAACTGGATCAATTGAAAATGCCAAAAGGATATTACTATAAATTATCAGGTGAAAAAGAATCCGAAGGCGATGCGCTGGGCGGTAATTTTTTGGCCGTAATTATTTTGAGTACCTTTTTGTTTGTGGCGGTTTTACTGCTGCAGTTTAAAACTTTTAAAGGAATTATTATTGTATTATCTATTATTCCGCTGGGGATTTTAGGTGGCGTGCTATTATTGCTTCTCAATGGAAGTCCGATGTCTTTGGTTGCTATAATCGGTTTTATAGGTCTCTCGGGAATTCAGGTAAAGAACTCTTTGCTGCTGGTAGATTTCACCAATCAGTTAAGGCAGGAAGGACATTCGATCGATGAAGCTATTTCAATTGCAGGAGAAACACGTTTTCTGCCTGTAGTGCTGACTTCAATTACTGCAATTTGCGGTTTGATTCCGATTGCATTAAACTCAAATCCTTTGATCGCACCATTGGCAATTGTGTTAATTGGCGGTTTAATCAGTTCTACAATATTATCACGGATTGTAACGCCCGTGATGTATAAATTGATCCCTCCTAGTATTGAAAAGATGTAA
- the hemH gene encoding ferrochelatase: MKGVLLVNLGSPESPAPKDVKPYLDEFLMDKYVIDVPYLLRALLVRGIILRKRPEESAHAYAKIWWEEGSPLVVLSERMQKKVQTLVNVPVELAMRYGSMTIEKGLQQLHDKGVTEVLLFPLYPQYAMASTLTILVKAEEIRKKKFPHMTFTDVPAFYNKPDYIKNLADSIQKHLVGFEYDHLLFSYHGIPERHIRKTDVTKSHCKIDGSCCSTPSPAHDFCYRHQCYETTRQVVKLLGLPEDKYSLTFQSRLAGDKWLEPYTDIEIDKMPAKGIKNLAVVTPAFVSDCLETLEEIAMRAKEDFEKNGGENFLAIPCLNDDQKWCQTVSSWINEWAE, translated from the coding sequence ATGAAAGGCGTATTATTAGTAAATTTGGGATCTCCCGAAAGTCCCGCACCAAAAGATGTAAAACCGTATTTAGATGAATTTCTAATGGATAAATACGTGATCGACGTTCCGTATTTATTGAGAGCATTATTAGTTCGCGGTATTATTTTAAGAAAAAGACCAGAAGAATCAGCGCACGCTTATGCGAAAATCTGGTGGGAAGAAGGTTCTCCATTAGTTGTTCTTTCAGAAAGAATGCAGAAAAAAGTACAGACTTTAGTAAATGTACCGGTTGAACTTGCAATGCGTTACGGAAGCATGACAATCGAGAAAGGACTCCAGCAATTGCATGATAAAGGCGTTACTGAAGTACTGCTTTTTCCGCTGTATCCGCAATATGCAATGGCTTCAACTTTGACTATTTTAGTAAAAGCAGAAGAAATTCGCAAGAAGAAGTTTCCACACATGACTTTTACAGATGTTCCGGCATTTTACAATAAACCGGATTACATCAAGAATTTGGCAGATTCGATTCAAAAACATTTAGTTGGTTTTGAATATGATCATTTGTTGTTTTCTTATCACGGAATTCCAGAGCGTCACATTCGCAAAACCGACGTTACAAAATCACATTGTAAAATTGACGGTTCTTGCTGCAGCACGCCATCTCCGGCACACGATTTCTGTTATCGTCACCAATGTTACGAAACAACAAGGCAAGTTGTAAAATTATTAGGGCTTCCCGAAGATAAATACAGTCTGACATTTCAATCGCGTTTGGCGGGAGATAAATGGTTAGAGCCTTATACTGATATTGAAATTGACAAAATGCCGGCAAAAGGAATTAAAAATCTGGCTGTTGTAACACCTGCTTTCGTTTCGGATTGTTTAGAAACGCTCGAAGAAATCGCCATGCGCGCCAAAGAAGATTTTGAGAAAAATGGAGGGGAAAATTTCCTGGCTATTCCCTGTTTGAATGACGACCAGAAGTGGTGCCAGACTGTTAGCAGCTGGATTAATGAGTGGGCTGAATAA
- a CDS encoding YceI family protein — protein sequence MKKIIIMPMLLASFIVFSQEKIVTKSATITLEASVPSFQPVAGTNSNVTFVLNPATGEVASLALMKGFQFEMALMEEHFNENYMETDKYPKAIFRGQIEGFDIKNLTEDYKDYTIKGKLEMHGKSKDISADAKITRSGSRVTFISDFEVNASDFNIPIPALIKYKLDNKVKIQIIAVLK from the coding sequence ATGAAGAAAATCATAATAATGCCAATGCTATTGGCTTCTTTTATTGTTTTTTCACAGGAAAAAATAGTAACTAAATCTGCAACAATAACTCTGGAAGCTTCAGTACCTTCTTTTCAGCCGGTTGCAGGAACTAACAGCAATGTAACTTTTGTTTTGAATCCCGCAACTGGAGAAGTGGCAAGTCTGGCTTTAATGAAAGGATTCCAGTTTGAAATGGCATTAATGGAAGAACATTTTAATGAAAATTACATGGAAACCGATAAATATCCAAAAGCTATTTTTAGAGGGCAAATAGAAGGATTCGACATTAAAAATCTAACTGAAGATTATAAAGATTACACGATAAAAGGAAAATTAGAAATGCATGGAAAATCCAAGGATATAAGTGCCGATGCAAAAATTACAAGATCGGGTTCCAGAGTCACCTTTATATCTGATTTTGAAGTAAATGCAAGTGATTTTAACATTCCGATTCCAGCGCTTATTAAATATAAACTGGATAATAAAGTCAAAATTCAAATTATTGCAGTTTTAAAATAA
- a CDS encoding YceI family protein gives MKKTILIAMLSVYAIGVSQEKMVSKSAKVIFEASVPSFEEVKAVNRNVTFVLNPATGEIASLALMKGFQFKVALMEEHFNENYIESDQYPKAVFKGKIEGFDLQSLSADAKDFIIKGKLQLHGKSRDINTAAKISRSLSGVSISCNFSVNASDFNIEIPNLVKSKLSNKINIQFAAVLEANRQ, from the coding sequence ATGAAAAAAACAATACTTATTGCAATGCTGAGCGTTTACGCTATTGGCGTATCACAAGAAAAAATGGTCAGTAAATCGGCAAAAGTCATTTTTGAAGCTTCCGTTCCTTCTTTTGAAGAAGTTAAGGCAGTAAATCGGAATGTTACTTTTGTTTTGAATCCAGCAACAGGAGAGATTGCAAGTTTAGCCCTGATGAAAGGTTTCCAGTTTAAGGTTGCCTTAATGGAAGAACACTTCAATGAAAATTATATTGAAAGTGACCAATATCCAAAAGCCGTATTTAAAGGAAAGATAGAAGGATTTGATCTTCAAAGCCTAAGCGCAGATGCTAAGGATTTTATCATTAAAGGCAAATTACAACTCCACGGTAAATCCAGGGATATAAATACTGCTGCAAAGATAAGCAGATCACTATCAGGGGTCAGCATTTCATGTAATTTCAGCGTAAATGCCAGTGATTTTAATATTGAAATCCCAAATTTGGTTAAAAGCAAGCTTTCCAATAAAATAAATATCCAGTTTGCCGCAGTTTTAGAAGCCAATAGACAATAA
- a CDS encoding OB-fold protein, producing the protein MRKKILITIFLFIIIGISAYLYIYKGHRNIESETADYVVTVNELEREFTSNDSLAYIKYQDKTIELSARVTSIDKAGNGIVMSEKVFVTFKNRLPQNIISGKTLKIKGRFLGYDELLQEFKIDQSSVVH; encoded by the coding sequence ATGAGAAAAAAAATACTAATTACAATTTTCCTTTTTATAATAATCGGAATTTCAGCGTACCTCTACATCTACAAAGGGCATAGAAATATAGAATCAGAAACTGCCGATTATGTTGTAACCGTTAATGAACTAGAAAGAGAGTTTACTTCAAACGACAGTCTGGCTTACATCAAATATCAGGACAAAACAATTGAACTATCTGCACGGGTAACAAGTATTGATAAAGCCGGCAATGGAATTGTTATGAGCGAAAAAGTATTTGTGACATTCAAAAACCGTTTGCCGCAAAATATTATATCCGGGAAAACCCTAAAAATTAAAGGGCGTTTTTTAGGATATGACGAACTGCTCCAGGAATTTAAAATAGACCAATCTTCAGTTGTACACTAA
- a CDS encoding helix-turn-helix transcriptional regulator, with the protein MEEEIQIEDGLTLIRFQNDSSESFSAQHEIGAGLIQFHFALKGNAFFLSSQDHCTLELKEEKSLILCNLQHQSLLKLELSPNSWMISVIVSINKFHSLFSVQADYISILSPDKKKKKYYAEAYISPAMAVVLSQLFHYSLHPSLKNLYYKGKAYELLSLYFNKMEDPNAVQCPFLTDEDNVLKIKKAREILIANMAEPPGLQQLADEIGLNMKKLKTGFKQIYGDTVYGFLFDYKMDFALKLLDSGSYNVNEVGLKIGYSTGSHFIAGFKKKFSTTPKRYLMSINTNHKNSFAFID; encoded by the coding sequence ATGGAGGAAGAAATACAAATTGAGGACGGCCTTACCCTTATCCGTTTCCAGAACGACAGCTCAGAATCTTTTTCTGCACAGCACGAAATAGGTGCCGGCCTGATACAGTTTCATTTCGCACTAAAAGGTAATGCATTTTTTTTGTCCAGTCAGGATCATTGCACATTAGAATTGAAAGAGGAAAAATCACTGATTTTGTGCAATCTGCAACATCAGTCATTGCTTAAGTTAGAACTTTCTCCAAATTCATGGATGATTTCTGTTATTGTTTCGATTAATAAATTTCACTCGTTATTTTCCGTTCAAGCAGATTATATTTCTATTTTAAGCCCCGATAAGAAGAAAAAAAAGTATTATGCCGAAGCGTACATCAGTCCTGCTATGGCTGTTGTTTTGAGCCAGCTGTTTCATTACAGCCTTCATCCTTCCCTAAAGAACCTTTATTATAAAGGAAAAGCATATGAATTATTGAGTCTGTATTTCAATAAAATGGAAGATCCAAACGCAGTGCAATGTCCATTTTTGACTGATGAAGATAACGTGCTGAAAATCAAAAAAGCCAGAGAAATACTTATCGCCAATATGGCCGAACCGCCAGGACTGCAGCAGCTGGCAGATGAAATTGGGCTGAATATGAAAAAATTAAAAACAGGCTTCAAACAAATTTATGGTGATACGGTATACGGTTTTCTGTTTGACTACAAAATGGATTTCGCCTTAAAACTATTGGACAGCGGTTCTTACAATGTAAATGAAGTCGGCCTGAAAATAGGATACAGCACCGGAAGCCACTTTATTGCGGGATTCAAGAAAAAATTTTCCACAACCCCAAAAAGATATCTAATGTCCATTAATACCAATCATAAAAACAGTTTCGCTTTTATAGATTAA
- a CDS encoding IS3 family transposase — protein sequence MNELRHKYGLELLLNLADMARSSFYYHQKQSKSPDKYRETKELIKAIYQKHKGRYGYRRITDELQNRGLLINHKTVLRLMNLLGLKSVIRVKKYKSYKGENGKIAPNILERNFKAQAPNQKRATDITEFKVGGNKLYLSPIIDLFNGEIISYELTERPVFNQVVTMLKKAFRKIPDNTNLILHSDQGWQYQMKDYQRLLEQKGIKQSMSRKGNCLDNAIIENFFGILKSEMFYIQKFKSIEQLKKEINRYIIYYNKERIKSNLNKMSPIQYRAHYYQT from the coding sequence ATAAACGAGTTAAGGCATAAATATGGTTTGGAATTACTTCTGAACCTAGCAGATATGGCACGCAGCAGTTTTTATTATCATCAAAAACAAAGTAAATCACCTGATAAATATAGAGAAACTAAAGAGCTGATTAAAGCCATTTATCAAAAGCATAAAGGGCGTTATGGCTATAGACGGATAACCGATGAGCTGCAAAACAGAGGACTGCTTATCAATCATAAGACAGTTCTCAGATTAATGAATCTATTAGGACTAAAAAGTGTTATTAGAGTAAAAAAGTATAAATCTTATAAAGGTGAAAATGGCAAAATAGCTCCAAATATACTGGAGCGAAATTTTAAAGCACAAGCTCCAAATCAAAAACGGGCAACCGATATAACAGAGTTCAAAGTAGGGGGTAACAAATTATATTTATCACCAATAATTGACTTGTTTAACGGGGAAATAATCAGCTATGAACTCACAGAGAGGCCAGTGTTCAATCAAGTGGTTACGATGCTGAAAAAAGCATTTAGGAAAATCCCAGACAATACAAATTTGATACTCCATTCTGACCAAGGCTGGCAATACCAAATGAAAGATTACCAGCGTTTATTAGAACAAAAAGGAATTAAACAAAGCATGTCAAGAAAAGGAAACTGTCTGGATAATGCAATTATTGAAAACTTCTTTGGAATATTAAAATCTGAAATGTTTTATATCCAAAAATTCAAATCAATAGAACAATTAAAAAAAGAAATTAACAGATATATAATCTATTACAATAAAGAAAGAATTAAATCAAATTTAAACAAAATGAGCCCGATACAATATCGAGCTCATTATTATCAAACTTAA
- a CDS encoding DUF5777 family beta-barrel protein, with protein sequence MKNFILLFFLFPLLTFSQTDLLSGVETPSAKEKVTSAFKALKIVNLESTKLAAKGDLYFVVAHRFGSIKDGFEGFYGLDNANTQIKFIYGLTNGLNVSAARSEFAYDFATKYMLFPQIKDGFPVTIAGFNSLSINNTLKESLYPKLQFKDRLTYVAQLLISRKFSEKLSLEIVPSFFHQNFVDDVDQSNSQYAIGFGGRYKFAKRWSLNMDYAAHLNRAPNSLYKNPLSIGFDLETGGHVFQMHFTSSQAIDEAGYLGRTTGDWTKGDIFFGFNLARVF encoded by the coding sequence ATGAAAAACTTTATCCTATTATTTTTTTTATTTCCGCTGTTAACCTTCTCCCAAACCGATTTATTGTCCGGGGTAGAAACTCCTTCTGCAAAAGAAAAAGTGACATCTGCATTCAAAGCCTTAAAAATCGTTAATCTCGAATCTACAAAATTGGCAGCAAAAGGCGATTTGTATTTTGTTGTTGCACACCGATTCGGCTCTATTAAAGATGGCTTTGAAGGTTTCTATGGACTGGATAATGCCAATACGCAGATTAAATTTATTTACGGTCTAACAAATGGACTCAACGTAAGTGCCGCCAGAAGTGAATTTGCTTATGACTTTGCAACAAAATATATGCTGTTTCCTCAAATAAAAGACGGCTTTCCTGTTACTATTGCTGGTTTTAATAGTTTATCTATTAATAACACATTAAAAGAAAGTCTGTATCCGAAACTTCAATTTAAAGACAGGCTGACTTATGTTGCGCAGCTGCTGATTTCCAGAAAATTTTCTGAAAAGCTGTCTTTAGAAATTGTGCCGTCATTCTTTCATCAAAACTTTGTTGATGATGTAGACCAAAGCAATTCCCAATATGCCATAGGATTTGGAGGAAGATATAAATTCGCTAAGCGCTGGTCCTTAAATATGGATTATGCGGCGCATTTAAACAGAGCGCCAAATTCACTTTATAAAAATCCGCTGTCTATTGGTTTTGATCTGGAAACCGGCGGACATGTTTTCCAGATGCATTTTACCAGTTCACAGGCAATTGATGAGGCTGGATATCTAGGAAGAACCACTGGCGACTGGACAAAAGGAGATATATTTTTTGGATTTAATCTTGCCAGGGTTTTTTAG
- a CDS encoding fasciclin domain-containing protein, protein MKTRKFLAAAILALGFGLTSFAQKTVMVGGAAMYPNKNIIENAVNSKDHTTLVAAVKAAGLVETLQGKGPFTVFAPTNEAFSKLPAGTVETLLKPENIKSLQTILTYHVVAGRMNSSDIAKAIKAGKGKASLKTVSGGTLTTWMDGKDLYISDESGNKAKVTISDVNQSNGVIHVVDAVLLPKM, encoded by the coding sequence ATGAAAACTAGAAAATTTTTAGCAGCCGCAATCCTGGCATTAGGATTTGGATTGACATCATTTGCACAAAAAACAGTAATGGTTGGTGGAGCAGCTATGTATCCTAATAAAAATATTATAGAAAATGCGGTAAACTCAAAGGATCATACCACCTTGGTAGCAGCAGTAAAAGCAGCAGGATTAGTTGAAACTTTACAAGGTAAAGGGCCATTTACTGTTTTTGCACCAACAAATGAAGCATTTAGTAAATTGCCCGCTGGAACTGTTGAAACATTATTGAAACCTGAGAATATTAAATCATTACAAACTATATTGACATATCATGTAGTGGCTGGTAGAATGAATAGTTCTGATATTGCAAAAGCAATAAAAGCTGGTAAAGGAAAAGCTTCTTTAAAAACAGTTAGCGGCGGAACTCTAACTACCTGGATGGATGGAAAAGATTTGTACATTAGTGACGAAAGTGGCAATAAAGCTAAAGTTACAATTTCAGATGTAAATCAATCTAATGGTGTCATACATGTAGTGGACGCAGTACTGCTTCCAAAAATGTAG
- a CDS encoding helix-turn-helix domain-containing protein, with translation MERKTKYDYAFKLECVELVLKKHYSAEHVSKLKQIARWNIRKWVSFYKAYGKIGLLPRMNQSYSAEFKLKVLRSIEKESLTLMQAGIRFNIPNMSIILKWKKDFANFGLAGLKPKQKGRPVSMNDHKGKKRKSDKPLTREQELLKENERLRCENELLKKLQALIQARKNPKP, from the coding sequence ATGGAAAGAAAAACAAAGTATGACTATGCATTTAAATTAGAATGTGTAGAATTGGTTTTAAAGAAGCATTATTCAGCTGAACATGTTTCAAAATTGAAGCAGATTGCAAGATGGAATATTCGCAAGTGGGTCAGTTTTTATAAGGCATATGGTAAAATTGGTTTATTGCCGCGAATGAACCAAAGCTATTCAGCCGAATTCAAGCTAAAAGTGTTAAGAAGCATAGAAAAGGAATCTCTTACCCTGATGCAGGCTGGCATCCGGTTTAATATTCCCAATATGTCAATAATTTTAAAATGGAAAAAAGATTTTGCTAACTTTGGACTAGCAGGATTGAAACCCAAACAAAAAGGCAGACCCGTATCGATGAATGACCATAAAGGCAAAAAGCGCAAATCAGACAAACCTCTTACAAGAGAGCAGGAACTGCTGAAAGAAAACGAAAGGCTTCGCTGTGAGAATGAACTGCTAAAAAAGCTTCAAGCCTTAATTCAAGCCAGGAAAAATCCAAAGCCATAA